The Thunnus thynnus chromosome 2, fThuThy2.1, whole genome shotgun sequence genome includes a region encoding these proteins:
- the si:dkeyp-117b11.1 gene encoding B-cell linker protein, whose product MTMSFFGKLKNLHSGPPAPPRRKGFGWPQDEFDEEEGDTYEAPPCERPAVKVPQRQVEEDVYLERTSNPAVPQRHAAPPPRQKALKPHQRAKEFYFDLNTKKPPEVNRNDKPGRKKMPPPPVRSAPAPVPEPNTEEDVYLDPNEEQEDNDDLYLEPTAACSPGPRGPMRMPPSAIPMMKPPVPRAKSNSLLPSLNEVKGPSVEARRATFPTKFPPPTPSVKPPLPANLKEAKPSPPNPPMADTKPAASSGGMRATKQAGNEVKEWFAGDCNRKTAEDLLLRVNKDGAFLIRHSSAQNARQPYTLAVLYQQKVYNIPIRFLGETQGYALGKEGKKNEEIFTSLDEMITHHKNNQLCLIDSKSQAKHMAYLTHPARP is encoded by the exons ATGACAATG agcTTCTTTGGAAAACTGAAGAACCT GCACAGCGGACCTCCGGCTCCACCCAGAAGAAAAG GGTTTGGATGGCCACAGGATGAGTTT gatgaagaggaaggtgACACGTATGAAGCGCCTCCTTGTGAGCGTCCGGCTGTGAAAGTCCCACAGAGACAAGTGGAAGAAGACGTTTATCTGG AAAGGACGTCCAATCCTGCTGTTCCACAAAGGCATGCTGCTCCTCCACCCAGGCAGAAAGCTTTG AAACCTCATCAACGTGCTAAAGAGTTCTACTTTGATCTCAACACTAAGAAAC CACCTGAGGTAAACAGAAATGACAAACCAGGGAGAAAGAAGATGCCTCCTCCACCGGTCCGATCTGCTCCTGCTCCAGTTCCTGAACCCAACACCGAGGAAG ATGTGTATCTGGATCCAaatgaggaacag GAAGATAATGACGACCTGTATTTAGAACCAACAGCTG CTTGCTCTCCTGGCCCTCGTGGTCCAATGAGGATGCCTCCTTCTGCCATCCCCAT GATGAAGCCTCCAGTTCCCAGAGCTAAGTCA AATTCACTCTTGCCTTCTTTGAATGAAGTAAAAG GTCCTTCAGTTGAAGCAAGACGCGCCACATTTCCAACCAAATTCCCTCCACCGACTCCCAGTGTTAAGCCCCCTCTGCCTGCAAACCTGAAGGAAGCTAAGCCCAG cCCTCCAAATCCTCCCATGGCAGACACTAAGCCTGCGG CCTCCTCTGGTGGTATGAGGGCTACCAAACAAGCAGGGAATGAG GTTAAAGAGTGGTTTGCTGGAGACTGTAACAGAAAGACAGCCGAGGATCTCTTACTGCGAGTCAACAAG GACGGCGCCTTCCTCATCCGACACAGCTCGGCCCAGAATGCCCGCCAGCCGTACACCCTCGCTGTGCTCTACCAGCAGAAGGTGTACAACATTCCCATCCGATTCCTGGGGGAGACACAAGGCTACGCCCTGGGAAAGGAGGGCAAGAAGAACGAAGAG atTTTCACCAGTCTGGACGAGATGATAACTCACCACAAGAATAATCAGCTGTGTCTGATTGACAGCAAGAGCCAGGCCAAGCACATGGCGTATTTAACTCACCCTGCACGCCCTTAA